One Pseudomonas abieticivorans genomic region harbors:
- a CDS encoding type II toxin-antitoxin system YhaV family toxin: MLRHGWTLLFHEGVTLQLRKLQEAAARAEQNDPQGFESNANVKLFRALSHLIMEAVPADPGRDEFRQGNTLGTAYRHWRRAKIGRRFRLFFRYDSRSKVIVYAWVNDENTLRSAGSKSDPYAVFEKILGRGNPPDDWDALTAATRSDWDEPKA; encoded by the coding sequence ATGCTGCGACATGGCTGGACACTGTTGTTCCATGAAGGTGTGACTTTACAGCTACGAAAATTGCAAGAAGCCGCCGCCCGAGCCGAGCAGAACGATCCGCAAGGTTTTGAGAGCAACGCCAACGTCAAGCTGTTTCGGGCGTTGAGCCATCTGATCATGGAGGCTGTGCCTGCCGACCCAGGCCGTGATGAATTCCGCCAAGGCAACACGCTGGGCACCGCCTACAGACATTGGCGCCGCGCAAAAATCGGCAGGCGCTTTCGGCTGTTCTTTCGCTACGACTCAAGATCCAAGGTCATCGTTTATGCATGGGTCAACGATGAAAATACCCTACGGTCCGCAGGCAGCAAATCCGATCCATACGCCGTATTCGAGAAGATACTGGGCCGCGGCAACCCTCCTGATGACTGGGATGCGCTGACTGCTGCGACGCGTAGCGACTGGGACGAGCCCAAAGCGTAA
- a CDS encoding LysE family translocator, whose product MNASIIVLYTSSCVMGALIPGPTSLLAMSNGASGNVRKVAIGMVGAALSDILVIAAVGIGLGAMLMASQVLFAALKWLGVCYLAWLGVQLWRSHPQALAESTVDTSAGHLQVFWRSFSVAMTNPKVLLFFTAFLPQFIDPTEPALAQYAVLAVISACVDCVVMALYAAGGIHLAKVLTQTGMRRLNQCCGVVMLSLAGFLALHRRS is encoded by the coding sequence ATGAATGCCTCGATAATCGTGCTGTACACCTCCAGCTGCGTCATGGGCGCGCTGATTCCTGGGCCGACCTCGCTGTTGGCCATGTCCAATGGGGCGTCGGGCAACGTGCGCAAGGTGGCCATCGGCATGGTCGGTGCCGCGCTGTCCGACATTCTGGTGATCGCGGCCGTTGGCATTGGGCTGGGTGCCATGCTGATGGCCTCGCAGGTGTTGTTCGCGGCCCTGAAATGGCTTGGCGTGTGTTACCTAGCCTGGCTTGGAGTTCAGCTATGGCGCAGCCACCCCCAGGCATTGGCCGAGTCGACCGTGGACACCAGCGCCGGGCACCTCCAAGTGTTTTGGCGCAGTTTTTCCGTGGCCATGACAAACCCGAAGGTGCTGCTGTTTTTCACCGCGTTTTTACCCCAGTTCATCGACCCCACCGAGCCGGCCTTGGCGCAATACGCGGTATTGGCAGTTATCTCGGCGTGCGTGGACTGCGTGGTCATGGCGCTGTATGCCGCCGGGGGCATTCACTTGGCAAAAGTGCTGACGCAGACCGGCATGCGGCGATTGAATCAATGCTGCGGCGTGGTGATGCTTTCGCTGGCCGGATTTTTGGCGTTGCACCGTCGCAGTTGA